The Iamia sp. SCSIO 61187 genomic sequence AGCAGGCCGAGGTGGGCGTTGACCGGGTAGGTGCCCGAGAGCTTGTCGTTGAGGTACTGGGCGAAGACCTCGACGTGGCGGGCCTCGTCCATCACCTGGGTGGCGGCGTAGTACTTGGCGTCGATCCACGGCACCGTCTCGACGATCTTGGCCGTGCACAGCAGGGCGCCCTGCTCGCCGTGGAGGAACTGGCTGAGCATCCAGTTCTGGCTCTGCACGCCGAGCTCGGTCCACTCCGTGTCACCCCACTTCTCGAACGGGGTGCCGGTCAGGTCCTGGTTCTCGTCGAGGCCGAGACCGGCGGCGGCGTTGGCGGCCACCACGGCCTCCTGGTCGACGTCGATCGACCAGTCGAGGTCGGTCTGGCCGTTCCACTGGGAGGTCTTGGCCTTCTCGTAGAGCTTGTCGAGGGGCTTGCGCTCGCCCTTGGTGTAGTTCCAGGTGAAGATGGCATCGGCGTTGTCGGCGACGGCGCGGATCGTGGCGTGCACGTCGGTGTTGCTGATGGCGAGGATCTCGGCCAGGTCGTTGGCGTCGGCCCGGCCGATGATCTCCTGCATCGAGGACATCTCGACGGCGTCGGGGGTCGGGTCGGTCGTGGTCATCGGTGCTCCAGGGAGGGGGTCTCGGACGGGTCCGTGGTGGGGGTGGTCAGGGCGGGGGCGAGGTAGCGGTCGACCAGGCGGGCGCACACGGCGCGGTCGCTCAGGTCCCACGCGGGGGTGGGGTTGACGAGGGCCGAGAGGAACAGCCGGGCGCCCCACTCGGCGGCCCACGCCGGGCCGTCGACGTCGTCGGGGCCGAAGAAGCGGACCAGGTGGGGGGCGGCGGCGCGCTGGACGACGCGCAGGAGGCGGTCCATCTCGCCGAAGCCGAGGACGGGGACGGCCAGCTCGGGCTCGTGGTCGAGCACGAAGCGGATGGCGGCGTGCCCGTCGAGGTGGACGGCCGCGGCGTGGAGGCCGTCGGTCAGGGCGGTGGCCAGGTCGGGGGCGGCGTCGGCGGCCTCGCCGACCACGGCCAGGAAGCGGGCCACCTCGCGCTGGGCCAGCAGGCCGAACAGCTCGTCCTTGCCGCCGGGGAAGGTGCGGTAGAGGGTCGCCCGGCTCATGCCGGCGGCCCGGGCCACGTCACCGAGGGTGGTCTTGGTCACGCCC encodes the following:
- a CDS encoding ferritin-like domain-containing protein; translation: MTTTDPTPDAVEMSSMQEIIGRADANDLAEILAISNTDVHATIRAVADNADAIFTWNYTKGERKPLDKLYEKAKTSQWNGQTDLDWSIDVDQEAVVAANAAAGLGLDENQDLTGTPFEKWGDTEWTELGVQSQNWMLSQFLHGEQGALLCTAKIVETVPWIDAKYYAATQVMDEARHVEVFAQYLNDKLSGTYPVNAHLGLLLDDIVEESRWDMTYLGMQIMVEGLALAAFGFMHQMTTEPLLKQLLRYVMSDEARHVAFGVLTLKEYYQELTTAELRERQEFAFEAALRMRDRFLQQEVWERMGMKPSEVVPVIKDLPARQLFQQMLFTKIVPNCKKLGLLDAGDGWLRERFGEIGVIQFEDMADTGEEYEMFALAEGEVNSGAKA
- a CDS encoding TetR/AcrR family transcriptional regulator, which encodes MTETAAVTTAAQERALDATVALVARWGVTKTTLGDVARAAGMSRATLYRTFPGGKDELFGLLAQREVARFLAVVGEAADAAPDLATALTDGLHAAAVHLDGHAAIRFVLDHEPELAVPVLGFGEMDRLLRVVQRAAAPHLVRFFGPDDVDGPAWAAEWGARLFLSALVNPTPAWDLSDRAVCARLVDRYLAPALTTPTTDPSETPSLEHR